GGATCTGCTGGTGGCGGGGGCCACGGGGGCGCCGTTGCAGCCGTCGATGCTGACGCCGGCCGATCCGCTGGAGGTGGTGCAGCGGATCCTGAACAACGTACGGGCGTGGGCGGCGGCCCGGCCCGAGCGCACGGATGTCGCCCTGTGGGCGCTGGAGTTGTCCCTGTCGCTGCCGTCGCATCCGGCACGGTTGCGGTTCGAGCGGGCGCAGTTGCTCGTCCAGCGGGGGGACTTCGTCGCGGGGGCCGTGGAGTTGGAGGAGTACGCGGAGTTGATCTGTGAGGTTGATGAGGGGGCGGCGGAGCGGGTACGGGGGGAGGCACGGGCCGCTCGGGCGATGTTGAACTAGGCCCCGCGCCCGTAAAAGCAGGGCGTTACAGCCAGCCCTTCTCCCTCGCGATCCGGACCGCCTCCGCCCTGTTGCGGACCGCCAGTTTCTGGATCGCTGTGGACAGGTAGTTGCGGACCGTGCCCTGGGAGAGGTGCAGGGTCGCTGCGAGTTCGGCGTTGGTGGAGCCGTCCTCCGCTGCTCGCAGGACCTCTCGTTCGCGGTCCGTCAGGGGGTTGGCGCCCTCCGCGAGGGCCGCTGCCGCCAGGGTGGGGTCGATGACCCGCTCCCCCGCCAGCACCTTGCGTACCGCTTCGGCGAGTTGGGCCGCGGGAGCGTCCTTGACCAGGAAGGCGTCGGCACCCGACTCCATCGCGCTGCGCAGGTAGCCGGGGCGGCCGAAGGTCGTGAGGACGACCAGCTTCACGGACGGCAGCTCCTGGTGCAGGAGCGCCGCCGCCTCTATCCCCGTCGCGCCGGGCATCTCGATGTCCAGGAGCGCCACGTCCACGGCGTGCTCACGGGCCGCCGCCAGGACCTCGTCGCCGCGGGCCACCTGGACGACGACCTCGATGTCGTCCTCCAGGCCGAGCAGGGCGGCCAGGGCCTCGCGGACCATCGACTGGTCCTCGGCGAGGAGGACCTTGATCGTGGGGCTCATGTCGCGGATCCTACGTGCGCCGAAGCCGGCACCGGGACGCGGGCCGTGAGACGGAAGCCGTGCCGGGTGCCGCCCGCCTCCAGGGTGCCGCCTGCCTTGGTGAGGCGTTCCGTGAGGCCCGTCAGTCCGTGGCCGGGGCCGCCGCCCCCGTCGCCGGAGCCGTCGTCCTCGACGGAGAGTTCCAGGACGAGGCCGTCGAGGGTCTGGCGGCGCAGCAGCTCGACCGTGCAGCGCCGGGCGCCGCTGTGCCGTACGACGTTGGTGACCGCCTCGCGCAACGCCCAGGCCAGAGCCGTCTCGCTGTCCTCGGGGACGCCGGTGAGGTCGGGCTCCGCGGGGAGCTCGGCCGTCACCTCCGCGGCCGTCAGGGCGACGCTGGCGCCCGCCAGTTCGGCGGCCAGGCGGGGGCGGCGGTAGCCCGAGACGGCCTCGCGGACGTCGACCAGGGCCTGCCGGCTGACCTGTTCGATGTCGGCGACCTGCTGGGCCGCCTTGTCGGGCTGGCCCGGGAGCATGCGGCCCGCCAGCTCGCTCTTGATGGTGATCAGGGACAGGGAGTGGCCGAGCAGGTCGTGCAGGTCGCGGGCCAGGCGCAGGCGTTCCTCGTTGGCGGCCAGCTGGGCGACCGTGGCACGGGCCTCCCGCAACGCGACCGTGGTGCGGATGAGTTCGCGCACGCCGGTCATGGCGAAGCCGCCCAGCAGGGCCGGGATCAGCAGTCCGGCCAGGAACTCCTTGCCTCCCGGTGTCGCGAACGCGATCAGGGTCATCAGCGCGGACGCGCCCGGGATCGTCCAGCGGGCCATGCGCAGCGGCAGGGCCGCGCCGGACGCGATCGAGACGTACACGAACAGCACCAGCCACTCCCGGCCCAGAGTGAGGGCCAGGAGCGTGGACTGGGCGGCGAGGACGCCGAGCGAGGCGAGGACGACGCTGTTGCGTTCGCCGCGGCCGGTGCGGAACAGCAGCAGCATGTACCAGGTGACGAACGCCGCGAGGCCGATCCAGCCGAGGATCCGCACGCCCGTGCTGTGGCCGCCGTGCAGCAGGTCGGTGGCCGGTGCGCTCAGGTAGACCAGCCAGATGCCGGTCCACAGGAGCTTGACGAACCGTTGCTTGCGATTCTCCGGGCGCTGCCCGATGCCGACTCCCGTGCCGCTCACGCCTTCAACGTGTCCTTCCGGTACAGCCAGGCCGCACCGCCCGTGAACAGGGCGAAGGAGACGACGAGGACGACGAGGTCCTTCGCGTGCGGCGCCCGGCTCTGTTCGATCGCCTGCCCGAGGGCAGCGTACGCGTGTGTGGGCACCCACTCGGCGATGTCCTGGAGCCAGCCCGGGAAGGACGTGGTCGGCATCCACAGGCCGCCGAGGATGGAGAGACCGAAGTAGGTGATCATCGTGATCGGGCGGACCGCGTCCCCGCTCGCGAGGTAACCGAGGGCGACGCCCAGCGCGGCGAAGACGAGGCTGCCGGCCCAGATCGCGCCGGTCAGGGCGAGCCACTGCCAGGCATCCAGGCGTACGTCCTTCACGGCCGCCGCGACGACGAAGACGACCACGATCGACGGCAGGCTGACCACGGCGGAGCCGGCCGTCTTCGCGAGGACGTAACCGTGCCCGGGCAGTGTCGTGAGCCGCAGCTGCCGTACCCAGCCGCCCTCCCGCTCCTTGGCGATGCGCTCGCTGTTGCCCATCAGGACGGCGGTGAGGGCGCCGAAGGACGCCATGGACACCATCATGTAGGTCGGCAGCGTCAGGCCCGTGCCGTCGATCTTCGTGGTGCTGTCGGCACTGCCCGCGATGAGCAGGAACAGCAGCGACGGGTAGAGCACGGAGAAGAACAGGAACTTGCGGTTGCGCAGGGCGCGGGTGAGTTCGAGCTTGATCAGGCCCCGCGAAGCAAAAATACTCAGCATGAGGTGCGGGCCTCCTCGGCCTCCGTGATGGCGACGAACGCCTGCTCCAGGCCGAGCCCGGCGACTTCGAGGTTGCGGGGGTACAGGCCGAGGCCGTAGAGCGCGTGGACGGTGGCGTCGGCGTCGGCGGACTGGATGCGGACGGTGTGGCCTGACACGTCGAGGTACGTCAGGAAGGGCAGGGCCCGCAGCGCGCTCTCGTCGATGTCCGTGTCGTGCAGGTCGAAGGAGACGCGCCGCGCCCCCGCCTTCGCCTTGATCTCGGCCGCCGTGCCGTCCGCCAGCAGCCGTCCCCGGTGCAGGACGAGCACACGGTCGGCTATGGCGTCGGCCTCCTCCAGGTAGTGCGTGGCGAACAGGACGGTCCGGCCCTGGTCGGCCTGCTCGCGCATGGTGGCCCAGAAGGCGTGGCGGGTGGTGACGTCCATGCCGGTCGTCGGCTCGTCCAGGACGATCAGGTCGCTGTCGCCGGCGGTCGCCAGGGCGAAGCGCACGCGCTGGGCCTGGCCGCCGGAGAGCTTGTCGACCTTGCGGTCGGCGATCTTCGAGACACCCGCGCGGGCCAGCACGTCGGAGACCTTGTACGGCCTCGGGTGCAGATCGCAGGCGAGCCGCACCAGTTCGGCGACGGTGACCTCGTCCATCAGCCCGCCGCTCTGGAGCATGGCGCCCACCCGCCCGGCGACGATGGCCTCGCGCGGGCCGGTGCCGAAGATCCGCACCGTGCCGCTGTCGGGCTGCCTGAGGCCGAGCAGCAGGTCGAGCGTGGTCGACTTGCCGGCCCCGTTCGGGCCCAGCAGGGCCACGGTCTCCCCCGGGTGCAGCGCGAGCGTCAGCCCGTCGACGGCCCGGACGCTCCCGTAGCTCTTGCTCACCCGGTCGAATCCGACCACCTCAGTCGTCGTGTTCAACGCTGTCGTTGTCATGTGCCCAAGACTGGCCGCAGGGGCGCCCGGCCCGGCAGTGTCGGCGATCCTGACTGCCGGATGACAGATGTCATACGACGAGGGGGCACCCGGCGTGTGCCGGGTGCCCCCTCGTCCGAACGGCTGCGCTAGCTCGGGTCGGTGTCGATGGTGACGGTGCGCTCCGCGGCCGTCTTGCCGCGCAGCGCCTTGCGCAGGGCGGAGGCGACATCCTGCGGAAGGACGTCGCGCTTGCCGCTCGCGCCGTTGATCTGCACGCCGTCGAAGGTGGCGCCGTAGGCCGCCTGGAGCGCCTTGAGGTCGTAGGTGTCCACGAGCTTGCCGTTGACCGCCTTGACGCCGAGGATCTTCGGCAGCGACAGGGAGCCGAACGGGATGCTGTGTGCGGCGTCCGTCTGGACCGTGACCTTTTCGGCCATCGCCGGCTCGGCGAACTCCTTCATGAACCGGTCGACCTCGGCCTTGGTGACCGTCGGCTGCTTGGCGGTGGTCGCCACCTTCACCGGGGCGGACGCGCCGGTCTCCACCTGGGTGCGGTACGCCTCCTCGACCGCCGTGGTCGACCCGGCGACGTCGATGCCCTGGCCGGCCTTGCCGTACACGGCGACCGCCTTGCCGGTCTTGAAGGAGACCGAGCCCTCGGTCACCGAGCCGGAGCCGCCGGAGGCGTCCTCCAGGGCGGCGTGCAGCTTCTCCTCGTCGGTCGGCATGACCGGGTCGACGACCCGCTGGTTGCCGAAGAGGGAGCCGATCACGGAGATCGGGTTGTAGTCGCTGCTCGCGGCCGTGCTGACCGTCTGCTGCATGTCGAACTGGAGCCCCGCCTGGTCCGGCTGCAGGGCCACGGTCCTGCCGCCCACGGACAGCTTCAGCGGCTTGTTGACCCGCTCGTCGAAGGCGTCGTTGAGCTTGCGGACCGCGTCGTCGCGGGTGCCGCCGCCGATGTCGACACCGAGCACGGTGGTGCCCTTGGGCACGTCGGTGTGGTTCATCAGCAAGCCCGCGCCGTACAGGCCGCCCGCGAGGACGACCACGCCGCCGACGATCAGGGCCCGCTTGTTGCGGCCCTTCTTCTTCGGCGCGCGGGAGGACGAGGAGCTCGACGAGGACGGCTCGGGGAGCTTCGGGGGCGTGTGCGGCCCGGACGACGTGTCCGTGCCGCCCGGCCCGAAGGGGCCGCCGCTCTGGGCGCCGCCGGGCACGATCGGGATGCCGCTGGTGACGGTGTGGCCGGAGACGTTGTCGGCGACGCCGTAGTTCGGGCCGCCGGGCTCGGGGGCCGGCTTCTGCGGCGTGAGGATCGCGGTGTCGTCGCTCATACCGGCGCCGGGGCCGTGGCCCGGGGCGTTGAAGGCGGCGCCGGGACCGTTCGGGCCGGGTCCGTTCGGGCCGGGTCCGTTCGGGCCGGGTCCGTTCGGGCCGGGGGCGCCGGGGCCTGCGGGGCCTGCCGGGCCGACGTTGATGCCGGGGATGCCGGCACCGCCCGGAGCGCCGGGACCGCCCGGTCCCACCGGACCGCGACTGCCCGGGCCGCGGCCGCCGGGTCCGCTGCGGCCGCCCGGTCCGCCGCCCGCGACCGGCGGCACCGCCGGTCCGTCGCCAGTGACGGGGCCGGACGTGGGGCCGGCGGGACCCTGCGGGCCGCCTCGGCCGCCACGGCCGTTCGGGCCGTTGAAGTCGCTGGAGCCACCGAAGTCGCCCGGGGCGTTGAAGTCGGCGGCCGGGTCGAAGCCGGCCGGGCCGCCCTGGGCGGCGTAGCCGCCGGGGCCGTTGGGGCCGCTCTGCGCGCCCTGGCCGCCGAAGCCGTTCTGGCCGTTCTGCCCGTTCTGGGCGTCGGTTCCGTTCTCCGCGAAGTACGGCAGGTCGTCGCGGCGCGCCTCGCCGCCGGGGCGGGCGCCGTTGCCGTTGCCCAGCGGGCCCGCCGCCAGTGCCTCGGTGACGTCGAAGGAGCCGGTGCCGCCGCCGTGGCCGGGAGCCACGGGTCCGCCGGTCGCCCCGGGGAGCCCCGCGCCGCCGGGACGGGAGCCGCCGTCCGGCCGTGCGCCGTTCCCGCTGCCGGGTCGGGGGCCGCCGGGCGCGTTCATCGAGCCGACGACACCGCCGGGCCGCCCGGGACCGGTGGCCGGACCGGCACCGGCGGGACCGCCCGCACCGGGGCCCGAACCGCCGGGCAGACCTGCGCCGTTGGTGGCCGGGCCGCCCTGACCGCCCTTGCCGCCGGAGGACTTGCGCGGTGCGAACCAGTCGCTCGTCTTCTCCCCCGCCGGTGGAGCGGGGTCGGCCGGCGGCTCGACGCCACCCGTGGCGGCCGCCGGCGGCGGCGCCTGGGTCTCGGCGGTTTCGCCCGGATTCCCGGCTTCTGGGACGGGCTTTCGGACGACGACCGGCGGAATGGGCCGCGATCCGGGGATGTTGATCCGGATCCGGGTCGTCAGCGTCGTCTCGGTCTTGCGTTCCTCCGGCTTCGCGGCCGAACGGCCCTCGTCCGCAGCGCTGTCGGAAACCATGGGGATCCCGTACGGCGGCGTGCCCGAGGGGTACGCGGCACCCCCGCGCCCGTTGGGCCCGGAGGACGGACTGTCAGTTTCACGACTCAAGGCAGGTTCTCCCGGTTGGCTCCACCGCCCGTTTCGACCTCATTGCTGCGGTCGGCTCGGCGGCGCGCACCACCATACTGGCCACCCCTGGCGCGTATCCCACGACCGCCTGGGAAACCCACACGGGACTCGCACGAGTACGTCGTGGAGAAGTGGTACGTCAATTGCCAAGTCGGACGCCGTCGCCACCCGGTTGCCGTACGGGAGCGAGGGTGGCGCAGATCACAGCAATGGCCATGCCGCCGAGCAGGAAGAGATAGGAGGAGACTCCTGTTCCGAACAGGAAGTCGCCCTCCGGACGGCTGGCGGTCAGCAGGATGACGGAGATCATCCAGCCGCCGGCCGGCGCGACGGCCCCGGCGCGGCTGCCCATCGCCCGGCCGGCGCCCAGCAGCAGTCCGGCCTCGCCGGCGATGGCGAGCAGCAGACCGCCCGGGAACCACGCGGGCTGCACCAGGGCGCCGGCCACGCCGACCACCCCGCCGAGCACGAAGAGGGCGACATAGGCGAGGACCCGCAGGGCGGAGGGCCGCTTCAGCTTGATCGGCTGGGCGAGCATCGAGCTCATGACGCCTCCGGGGCGGTGAGACCGGCGAACAGGTCGGACTCGGGCCGCGACCCCGGCTCGCCGCGCACCAACTCGTAGTACTCGGTGGTGAACAGCGGCTGCGCGAGTTCGTTGGACAGCACGAAGTACGGCTCGGCCACCTCGATCTGGGTGGCGTGCGCGCGCATCGCGGCGGCCTTGGCCGCGGCGTGGGCGGTGCCGTCGATCACGGTGGTGATCCGGTCGTCGGCGACGACTCCCGGTACGTCGGCGACGGTGGCGGCCTTGCCGAAGGGCAGACCGGGCAGATCCGCCTGAAGCCGGGCGAACGCCTCGTCGGCGGCGGTGCGCGGGACCCGGTTCCAGTAGACCTTGGGGATCTCCCACCCGGTGTCCACGGCCAGCTCGGCCGCGCGCATGGCGATGCGGTGGGTCTGGATGTGGTCGGGGTGTCCGTAGCCGCCGTCGGGGTCGTAGGTGACCAGGACCTGGGGGCGTACCTCCAGGATGACCTCGACCAGCTCGCGGGCGGCCGTGTCGACGTCCGCCTGCCACAGGCTCGCGGGGTCGTCGTTGTCGGCGATGCCCATCATCCCGGAGTCCTCGTAACGGCCCCTGCCGCCGAGGAGACGGAAGTCCTCGACGCCGAGTTCGCGCATCGCCGCGGTGAGCTCGCCGAGGCGGTGTTCGCCCAGCTCGGTACCGGTGAGGTGCCGGAGCTCCGGGGGAATGACCTCGCCGTGCTCACCGAGGGTGCAGGTCACCAGGGTGACCCTGACACCCTCGGCCGCGTACCTGGCCATGGTCGCGCCGTTGTTGATCGACTCGTCGTCCGGGTGCGCGTGCACCAGGAGAAGACGCCGGTCGGGGAGTTCCGTCATGGCCCCCACCCTACGAGGCGGCCGGTTCACTCAGAACTTGATGCTTCCGATCATGCCCGCGATGTTCGTCGTCAGCTCACTGATGGTCGGAGCGACGGTCGAGGACGCCAGGTAGAAGCCCAGCAGCATGCACACCACCGCATGTCCGGCCTTCAGTCCTGATTTCTTGATCAGAAGGAAGACGATGATCGCCAGCAGCACCACCGCCGAAATCGAGAGTGCCACGGCGGCTCACCTCCAAGAATCCCAAGCGGGGGTCGGACTATGGGGGCAGATAAATCCATCAAGCAGCCAGCAGGTTCATACCCACTATGCGGTTGTGATCATAACTATCCGTACGTGCGCATCGATCGGCGCACAGCCGCACAAGGGGGCGCACTGGCCAATATGGTCGGGGCATGACGACCGACCCTGTGTCCTTCCCCCGACGGCACGCCCGCACCCAGAGGTTCACGCTCGGCGCGCCGCGCGCGTTCGCGGTGGCGCCCGACGGTTCCCGTGTCGTGTTCCTGCGCTCCACCTCCGGTACGGACCCGGCGAGTTCGCTGTGGGTGCTCGACACGGCGAGCGGCGAGGAGCGCGTGGCCGCCGACCCGCGCGCCCTGCTGGGCGGGGCCTCGGAGGACCTCTCGCCCGAGGAGCGGGCGCGGCGCGAGCGCAGCCGTGAGGGCGGCGCCGGCATCGTCGGCCACGCCACCGACAACGCCGTCGAGTTGGCGTCTTTCGCCTTGTCAGGGCGGCTTTTCACGGCCGAGCTGCAAGCCGGGACGGCCCGTGAACTCCCGGTCCCCGGGCCGGTGATCGACCCGCGCCCCTCCCCCGACGGACGGCACATCGCGTATGTCGCGCAGGGCGCGCTGCGGGTGGTGGGCGCCGAGGGTGAGGGCGACCGTGCGCTGGCCGAGCCGGAGTCGGACGGGGTCACCTACGGGTTGGCCGAGTTCATCGCGGCCGAGGAGATGGCGCGCTACCGGGGCTTTTGGTGGAGCCCCGAGTCGGACCGGCTCCTGGTGGCGCGCGTGGACGACACGCCGGTGCACCGGTGGTGGATCTCCGATCCGGCGCGTCCGGAGCGGGAACCGCAGCGGGTGGCGTATCCGGCGGCGGGCACACCGAACGCGGAGGTCCGGCTGTTCGCGATCGGGCTGGACGGGGCCCGCACGGAGGTCTCCTGGGACCGGGCGCGCTATCCGTATCTGGCGCGAGTGCACTGGTCAGCGGCGGGGGCGCCGCTGCTGCTCGTACAGGCGCGCGACCAGCTCAGCCAGCTGTTCCTGGCCGTGGACCCGGCGACGGGGGCGACCCGGATGGTGCACGCGGACGAAGATCCACAATGGCTGGAACTTTTCCCCGGCGTGCCCTGCTGGAGTCCTGCCGGGCATCTTGTGCGGATCGCCGACGAGGGCGGGGCGCGGGTGCTCACGGTGGGCGAACGCCCGCTGACGGGACCCCAGTTGCACGTCCGCGCGGTGCTGGACGTCACCTCCGACGACGTACTGATCTCGGCGTCGGCGGGCGAGGCGGCGGCCGAGCCGGAGATCGGCGAAGTGCATGTGTACCGGGTGAACGAGCTCGGCGTGGAGCGTGTCTCGCAGGAGCCCGGCGTGCACGCGGCGGTGCGCGCCGGCGGGGTGACGGTCCTGGTGTCCCATACGCCGGACCGGCCCGGGGCCGAGGTACAGGTGCTGCGGGATACAAAGCGGATTGGCTTGGTCCGCTCCTATGCCGAAGATCCAGGTCTGTCCCCGCGCATCACCCTCACCACAGGGGGCGCACGCCGCATCCCGTGCGCCGTGCTTATGCCTCGGGACTACGCCGGTGACACCCCACTCCCGGTTTTGCTGGATCCCTACGGGGGACCGCACGGCCAGCGGGTGGTGGCCGCCCACAACCCGCATCTGACCTCGCAGTGGTTCGCCGACCAGGGCTTCGCGGTGATCGTCGCCGACGGCCGCGGCACGCCGGGACGCTCTCCCGCCTGGGAGAAGGCCGTCAAGGACGACATCGCGGCGATCGTGGTGCAGGACCAGATCGACGCGTTGCAGGGGCTCGCCGAGCGGTTCCCGCTCGACCTGACCCGGGTGGCGATCCGGGGCTGGTCCTTCGGCGGCTATCTGGCGGGGCTCGCGGTGCTGCGCCGCCCGGACGTCTTCCACGCGGCCGTGGTCGGCGCCCCGGTCAGCGATCTGCGCCTGTACGACACCCACTACCAGGAGCGCTACGTCGGGCACCCCGCGGAACAGCCGGAGGTCTACCGGCGCAACTCGCTGATCGACGACACGGGCCTGGTGGAGCCGGCCGAGCCGCACCGCCCGATGATGATCGTGCACGGGCTGGCGGACGACAACGTGGTCGTCGCCCACTCCCTGCGGCTGTCCTCGGCCCTGCTGGCCGCCGGCCGCCCGCACGAGGTGCTGCCGCTGTCCGGGGTGACCCACATGACCCCGCAGGAGGAGGTCGCGGAGAACCTGCTGCTGCTCCAGCTCGACTTCCTGAGGCGGTCGCTCGGCCTCGCGTGACGGGCAACGGACCGGGGTGACATGGCGCACCCCGGTCCGTTCACGGCACCCGCACGGCCGTACGCTGTACAGCCTGACGCGTCCGTATATCGGAATCGGGTCGGCCAAGTTGCCTGCGTGTTAACGCAGTTGATGCGCTTTTGCACGACTATGACAGCACAGGTCACAGCGTCTTCGCCGCGACCACCTGCTTCTCCTCCGCGAAATGGCACGCCGACTCGTGCCCCGCGGGACCGCCCGGCTCCCGCGGCCGCGCCGGCACCGCGAGCAGCGGCACCTCCTCGGCGCACACGTCCTGCGCCTTCCAGCAGCGGGTGCGGAACCGGCAGCCGGAGGGCACGTTCGTCGGGGAGGGGACGTCGCCGGTGAGGATGATCCGCTCGCGGCGCTCCCTGGCCTCCGGGTCGGGCACGGGCACCGCGGAGAGCAGCGCCTGGGTGTAGGGGTGCGTGGGGCGGTCGTAGATCTCGGTGTCCCGGCCGGTCTCCACGATCCGGCCGAGGTACATCACCCCGACCCGGTCGGAGATGTGCCGGACGATCGACAGGTCGTGGGCGATGAAGACGTAGGAGAGCTTGAACTCGCTCTGGAGGCGGGCCATCAGATTGATGACCTGGGCCTGCACGGAGACGTCCAGCGCGGAGACCGGCTCGTCGGCGACGATGATCTCCGGGCGCAGGGCCAGGCCCCGGGCGATGCCGATGCGCTGGCGCTGGCCGCCGGAGAACTGGTGCGGATAGCGGTTGATGTACTCGGGGTTGAGGCCGACCACGTCCAGCAGTTCCTGGACCTTGCGGCGCCGGTCGCCCCTGGGCGCCGCCTCGGGGTGGATCTCGTACGGCTCCCCGATGATGTCGCCCACCGTCATACGGGGGTTGAGGGAGGTGTACGGGTCCTGGAAGACCATCTGGATGTTGCGCCGTACGGCCTTCAGGGCGCGGCCGGAGAGCCGGGTGATGTCCTCGCCCTTGTACTTGATGGAGCCGGCGGTCGGGCGTTCCAGGTTGACCAGCATCCTGGCGACGGTCGACTTGCCGCAGCCGGACTCGCCGACGACGCCGAGGGTCTCGCCGCGGTGCAGGGTGAGGTCGACGCCGTCGACCGCCTTCACCGAGCCGACCTGTTTCCTGAAGAGCACGCCGCGGGTGAGCGGATAGTGCTTGACGAGCCCGCGGACCTCCAGAATCGCCTCAGCCATTCAGGCACTCCCTCCACAGGTGGCAGGCGCTGCGCCGGTCCTCGGAGACCTCGTACGGGGCGGGCACGTCGGTGCGGCACACGTCCTGGGCCATCG
The DNA window shown above is from Streptomyces chartreusis and carries:
- a CDS encoding response regulator transcription factor, with product MSPTIKVLLAEDQSMVREALAALLGLEDDIEVVVQVARGDEVLAAAREHAVDVALLDIEMPGATGIEAAALLHQELPSVKLVVLTTFGRPGYLRSAMESGADAFLVKDAPAAQLAEAVRKVLAGERVIDPTLAAAALAEGANPLTDREREVLRAAEDGSTNAELAATLHLSQGTVRNYLSTAIQKLAVRNRAEAVRIAREKGWL
- a CDS encoding sensor histidine kinase; translated protein: MSGTGVGIGQRPENRKQRFVKLLWTGIWLVYLSAPATDLLHGGHSTGVRILGWIGLAAFVTWYMLLLFRTGRGERNSVVLASLGVLAAQSTLLALTLGREWLVLFVYVSIASGAALPLRMARWTIPGASALMTLIAFATPGGKEFLAGLLIPALLGGFAMTGVRELIRTTVALREARATVAQLAANEERLRLARDLHDLLGHSLSLITIKSELAGRMLPGQPDKAAQQVADIEQVSRQALVDVREAVSGYRRPRLAAELAGASVALTAAEVTAELPAEPDLTGVPEDSETALAWALREAVTNVVRHSGARRCTVELLRRQTLDGLVLELSVEDDGSGDGGGGPGHGLTGLTERLTKAGGTLEAGGTRHGFRLTARVPVPASAHVGSAT
- a CDS encoding ABC transporter permease, which codes for MLSIFASRGLIKLELTRALRNRKFLFFSVLYPSLLFLLIAGSADSTTKIDGTGLTLPTYMMVSMASFGALTAVLMGNSERIAKEREGGWVRQLRLTTLPGHGYVLAKTAGSAVVSLPSIVVVFVVAAAVKDVRLDAWQWLALTGAIWAGSLVFAALGVALGYLASGDAVRPITMITYFGLSILGGLWMPTTSFPGWLQDIAEWVPTHAYAALGQAIEQSRAPHAKDLVVLVVSFALFTGGAAWLYRKDTLKA
- a CDS encoding ABC transporter ATP-binding protein, with product MTTTALNTTTEVVGFDRVSKSYGSVRAVDGLTLALHPGETVALLGPNGAGKSTTLDLLLGLRQPDSGTVRIFGTGPREAIVAGRVGAMLQSGGLMDEVTVAELVRLACDLHPRPYKVSDVLARAGVSKIADRKVDKLSGGQAQRVRFALATAGDSDLIVLDEPTTGMDVTTRHAFWATMREQADQGRTVLFATHYLEEADAIADRVLVLHRGRLLADGTAAEIKAKAGARRVSFDLHDTDIDESALRALPFLTYLDVSGHTVRIQSADADATVHALYGLGLYPRNLEVAGLGLEQAFVAITEAEEARTSC
- a CDS encoding DUF6113 family protein, whose translation is MSSMLAQPIKLKRPSALRVLAYVALFVLGGVVGVAGALVQPAWFPGGLLLAIAGEAGLLLGAGRAMGSRAGAVAPAGGWMISVILLTASRPEGDFLFGTGVSSYLFLLGGMAIAVICATLAPVRQPGGDGVRLGN
- the mshB gene encoding N-acetyl-1-D-myo-inositol-2-amino-2-deoxy-alpha-D-glucopyranoside deacetylase, translated to MTELPDRRLLLVHAHPDDESINNGATMARYAAEGVRVTLVTCTLGEHGEVIPPELRHLTGTELGEHRLGELTAAMRELGVEDFRLLGGRGRYEDSGMMGIADNDDPASLWQADVDTAARELVEVILEVRPQVLVTYDPDGGYGHPDHIQTHRIAMRAAELAVDTGWEIPKVYWNRVPRTAADEAFARLQADLPGLPFGKAATVADVPGVVADDRITTVIDGTAHAAAKAAAMRAHATQIEVAEPYFVLSNELAQPLFTTEYYELVRGEPGSRPESDLFAGLTAPEAS
- a CDS encoding prolyl oligopeptidase family serine peptidase: MTTDPVSFPRRHARTQRFTLGAPRAFAVAPDGSRVVFLRSTSGTDPASSLWVLDTASGEERVAADPRALLGGASEDLSPEERARRERSREGGAGIVGHATDNAVELASFALSGRLFTAELQAGTARELPVPGPVIDPRPSPDGRHIAYVAQGALRVVGAEGEGDRALAEPESDGVTYGLAEFIAAEEMARYRGFWWSPESDRLLVARVDDTPVHRWWISDPARPEREPQRVAYPAAGTPNAEVRLFAIGLDGARTEVSWDRARYPYLARVHWSAAGAPLLLVQARDQLSQLFLAVDPATGATRMVHADEDPQWLELFPGVPCWSPAGHLVRIADEGGARVLTVGERPLTGPQLHVRAVLDVTSDDVLISASAGEAAAEPEIGEVHVYRVNELGVERVSQEPGVHAAVRAGGVTVLVSHTPDRPGAEVQVLRDTKRIGLVRSYAEDPGLSPRITLTTGGARRIPCAVLMPRDYAGDTPLPVLLDPYGGPHGQRVVAAHNPHLTSQWFADQGFAVIVADGRGTPGRSPAWEKAVKDDIAAIVVQDQIDALQGLAERFPLDLTRVAIRGWSFGGYLAGLAVLRRPDVFHAAVVGAPVSDLRLYDTHYQERYVGHPAEQPEVYRRNSLIDDTGLVEPAEPHRPMMIVHGLADDNVVVAHSLRLSSALLAAGRPHEVLPLSGVTHMTPQEEVAENLLLLQLDFLRRSLGLA
- a CDS encoding ABC transporter ATP-binding protein, which codes for MAEAILEVRGLVKHYPLTRGVLFRKQVGSVKAVDGVDLTLHRGETLGVVGESGCGKSTVARMLVNLERPTAGSIKYKGEDITRLSGRALKAVRRNIQMVFQDPYTSLNPRMTVGDIIGEPYEIHPEAAPRGDRRRKVQELLDVVGLNPEYINRYPHQFSGGQRQRIGIARGLALRPEIIVADEPVSALDVSVQAQVINLMARLQSEFKLSYVFIAHDLSIVRHISDRVGVMYLGRIVETGRDTEIYDRPTHPYTQALLSAVPVPDPEARERRERIILTGDVPSPTNVPSGCRFRTRCWKAQDVCAEEVPLLAVPARPREPGGPAGHESACHFAEEKQVVAAKTL